The Pantoea vagans genome includes a window with the following:
- the rffA gene encoding dTDP-4-amino-4,6-dideoxygalactose transaminase has product MIPFNAPPVVGSEVEYMQSAMASGKLCGDGGFTRRCQQWMEQHFGSKKVLLTPSCTASLEMAAILIDIQPGDEVIMPSYTFVSTANAFVLRGATIVFVDVRPDTLNIDETLIEAAITAKTRAIVPVHYAGVACEMDSIMALAAKHQLFVIEDAAQGVMSQYKGRALGTIGHIGCFSFHETKNYTAGGEGGATLINDAKLVERAEIIREKGTNRSQFFRGQVDKYTWRDIGSSYLMADLQAAYLWAQLEAAERINQQRLRLWQRYYDALQPLAAAGRIEIPVVPKHCRHNAHMFYIKLRDSDDRQALINWMKEAEILTVFHYIPLHSSPAGERFGRFLGDDVFTTSESERLLRLPLFYNLSDNNQRTVISSLLSFFA; this is encoded by the coding sequence ATGATCCCATTTAATGCGCCTCCGGTTGTAGGCAGCGAAGTTGAATATATGCAGTCGGCGATGGCCAGCGGCAAACTCTGTGGTGATGGTGGCTTTACCCGACGCTGTCAGCAGTGGATGGAGCAACATTTTGGCAGTAAAAAAGTCCTGCTGACGCCGTCATGCACTGCCTCACTGGAAATGGCCGCGATACTGATCGATATCCAGCCCGGTGATGAAGTGATCATGCCGAGCTATACCTTTGTTTCAACCGCCAACGCCTTCGTGCTGCGCGGTGCGACCATTGTGTTTGTGGATGTGCGCCCTGATACCCTTAATATCGACGAAACCCTGATCGAAGCGGCGATTACTGCCAAGACCCGCGCAATTGTCCCGGTGCATTACGCGGGCGTGGCTTGCGAGATGGACAGCATCATGGCGCTGGCGGCGAAGCATCAGCTGTTTGTGATTGAAGATGCGGCACAAGGCGTGATGTCCCAATACAAAGGGCGTGCGCTGGGCACCATTGGTCACATTGGCTGCTTTAGCTTCCATGAAACCAAAAACTACACTGCCGGGGGTGAAGGGGGCGCGACGCTGATCAACGATGCGAAGTTGGTCGAACGTGCCGAGATTATTCGTGAAAAGGGCACCAACCGTAGCCAGTTCTTCCGTGGGCAGGTGGATAAATACACCTGGCGCGATATCGGTTCGAGCTATCTGATGGCGGATCTGCAAGCCGCCTACTTGTGGGCACAGCTGGAAGCGGCTGAGCGCATCAACCAGCAGCGCCTGCGACTGTGGCAGCGCTATTACGATGCGCTGCAACCGCTGGCAGCGGCAGGGCGTATCGAAATACCGGTGGTGCCGAAGCACTGCCGCCACAACGCCCACATGTTCTATATCAAACTGCGCGATAGCGACGATCGTCAGGCTCTGATTAATTGGATGAAAGAGGCCGAGATCCTCACGGTGTTCCACTATATTCCGCTGCACTCTTCACCTGCTGGCGAGCGGTTTGGCCGCTTCCTGGGCGATGATGTCTTCACCACTTCAGAGAGCGAGCGCCTGCTGCGCCTGCCGCTGTTCTATAACCTTTCAGACAACAATCAGCGTACGGTGATCAGTTCGTTGCTGAGCTTCTTTGCCTGA
- the rffC gene encoding dTDP-4-amino-4,6-dideoxy-D-galactose acyltransferase, with product MPVRVSINPLAWESDFFGVNSARVMLDGELSLEEALQQPATLWQAKVPAERIEVIDALSQQGFQLVEGEADLALNIKRTERQMGVRIAREAQIPALREAASQAFRLSRFRAPWFDPEDSGRFYAQWIENAVRGTFDHQCLVASDESGALQGFVSMREVEGDARIGLLAVLPHAQGQGIGQRLLLAAADWGRVRQLERLRVATQLSNLTAMRLYLRSGARLESTAYWFYRNAS from the coding sequence AATCCCCTTGCGTGGGAGAGCGATTTTTTTGGCGTAAACAGCGCCCGCGTGATGCTGGATGGCGAACTCTCCCTTGAGGAAGCGCTGCAGCAGCCTGCTACGCTGTGGCAGGCCAAAGTGCCTGCCGAGCGCATTGAGGTGATTGATGCTCTGAGCCAGCAGGGGTTCCAGCTGGTTGAGGGGGAAGCGGACCTCGCGCTCAATATCAAACGCACCGAACGGCAAATGGGGGTGCGTATTGCGCGTGAAGCGCAAATCCCGGCATTACGTGAGGCGGCCTCGCAGGCATTTCGGCTGAGTCGTTTTCGTGCACCCTGGTTCGATCCCGAGGACAGCGGACGCTTCTACGCGCAATGGATTGAGAATGCTGTGCGCGGCACCTTTGATCATCAATGCCTGGTGGCCAGCGATGAGAGTGGCGCATTGCAGGGATTTGTCTCAATGCGAGAAGTAGAAGGCGATGCGCGCATTGGCTTGCTGGCCGTATTGCCGCATGCCCAGGGCCAGGGAATCGGACAACGTTTGTTACTGGCTGCCGCAGACTGGGGCCGTGTGCGCCAACTTGAGCGCCTGCGTGTGGCCACGCAACTCAGTAATCTCACGGCGATGCGCCTCTATTTACGCAGCGGTGCCCGGCTTGAAAGCACCGCTTACTGGTTTTACAGGAATGCCTCATGA